From a region of the Tachysurus fulvidraco isolate hzauxx_2018 chromosome 5, HZAU_PFXX_2.0, whole genome shotgun sequence genome:
- the LOC113634437 gene encoding myeloid-associated differentiation marker homolog — MPVTFGELSTLTTPLSVVRLCALLFSCLTFSLASYSPQGNESSSVIRTTFISFCKVTWCLFFVLTFLVMVIHFIQFHNLLPLSWKNLTATIAALGALMTFFASFAFTWTLVNHHSGTSYPKGIAAAVGSYLTSLAYSEELHLIRSQSNGQQRGYMATVPGILKVLQVFGGCVALVLLLIIEPHNQWRIYVSTVTYSMCLLPTVGTVLVMVMDCAARSPVPFDRLLASFSLLGVIMYTVNTVICFTQALEQHNTNQDVVIMSETVIACLTLLAYTVDLAFSVKLLCDRN, encoded by the coding sequence ATGCCAGTCACGTTTGGAGAACTTAGCACCCTCACCACTCCTCTTTCTGTGGTACGTCTCTGCGCTTTGCTCTTCAGCTGCCTCACTTTCAGCCTGGCCTCCTATTCTCCCCAAGGCAATGAATCCAGTTCTGTAATCCGTACCACTTTTATCAGCTTCTGCAAGGTTACATGGTGCCTCTTCTTTGTCCTAACCTTCCTTGTTATGGTCATCCATTTCATCCAGTTCCACAACTTGTTACCCCTTTCCTGGAAGAACCTCACGGCCACTATAGCAGCACTTGGTGCACTCATGACATTTTTTGCCTCCTTCGCCTTCACATGGACCTTAGTGAATCATCACTCTGGAACGTCTTATCCTAAAGGCATAGCAGCTGCTGTGGGCTCTTATCTCACCTCTCTGGCTTATAGTGAGGAGCTCCATTTAATTCGCTCACAGAGCAATGGTCAGCAGCGAGGCTACATGGCAACCGTTCCTGGAATTCTCAAGGTCTTGCAGGTCTTCGGAGGATGCGTTGCGCTAGTGCTGCTGCTCATCATCGAACCCCACAATCAATGGAGGATCTACGTGTCAACTGTAACCTACAGCATGTGCCTGCTTCCGACTGTAGGCACAGTTCTGGTGATGGTAATGGATTGTGCAGCTCGCAGCCCCGTGCCTTTTGACCGCCTCCTTGCCAGCTTCAGTTTGCTGGGagtgatcatgtacacagtcaACACGGTCATTTGCTTCACGCAAGCTCTCGAGCAACACAATACAAATCAAGACGTTGTTATAATGAGCGAGACAGTGATAGCATGCCTCACTTTGCTGGCCTACACGGTGGACCTGGCTTTCTCTGTTAAACTCCTGTGTGACCGAAATTAA